Part of the Gammaproteobacteria bacterium genome is shown below.
CTCCAGGTCGCTGTCCAGACCCGTGTGTCCATACAGTTCGGCGCCCACCTGCATCGGACTGCGTGTCCCCCCGGCGCTGTCCGGGCGGGTACGAAGCACGGTGCCGAGGTAGCACAGACGCGCGGGCGCGTCCCGCTGCAGCACGTGCGCATCGATGCGCGCGACCTGCGGTGTCATGTCAGCCCTGACACCCATCATGCGGCCGTTGATCTGGTCGGTCAGCTTGAATGTCTGTAGATCGAGATCGCTGCTGGTGCCTATCAGCAGCGACTCCAGGTACTCGATGAAGGGGGTAAGGACCAGTTCGTAACCCCAGGCGTGATACAGGTCGAGCAGCTTGCGCCGCAGCCGTTCCAGTCTCCTGGCCTGCTCGGGCAGAGACTCCTCGATGCCTTCCGGCAACAGCCAGCGTTCGCCCGGGATCATTTCGACGTCAGGACCGCACGAACCAGAGCAGCAGCGCGCCCCCGACCATGCTGGCCAGACCGACGACACGCAGGCTGTTGTCCGGCATGCGGGAAACCTGCTCCATGGTGCTGCGTATGGTCCGCGGGCTGAGAAACGGCATCAGGCCCTCGATGACCAGCATCAACGCAACTGCCGCCAGCAGATCATCCCACATCGCAGGTCATCGGAGACACCAGCCGTCGCGAAGCTTCAGGGGGTCGGCTTGCCACCTGACAAGCTGTTGAAATAGCGGAAGAAATCAGAATCCGGTTCCAACACCAGCATGTCGCTCCGATCATTGAAGGTCGAGGTGTACGCGTTGAGACTGCGTGTAAAGGCGTAGAATTCCGGATTGGCGTTGTACGCTTTCGCATAGATCTCCGCGGATTTGGCGTCACCGTCACCCCGTATCAGTTCGGCGTCACGATAGGCGTTTGCCAGAATCACGGTCCGTTCCCTGTCCGCCGTGGCTCGAATACGTTCGGAGGATTCCATACCGCGCGCCCTGAATTCCCGGGCGACCCGCTCACGCTCGGACCGCATACGCTCGTAGACCGAGGCGCTGACCTTGTCGGGGAGGTCGATCCGGCTGATGCGCACGTCCACCACCGCGATACCGAGATCCTTGGCCACGGTATTGGCGCTG
Proteins encoded:
- a CDS encoding DUF2065 domain-containing protein — protein: MWDDLLAAVALMLVIEGLMPFLSPRTIRSTMEQVSRMPDNSLRVVGLASMVGGALLLWFVRS